The segment TCCTCGGAAACCGAGGATTTTCTTGTCGTTGACTCAGCGATTAGATTGGCTGAATGTTCGAAGCTTGCTTGCCCTTAGGGCCAGCGGTTACTTCGAAAGAGACGCGCTGGTTCTCTTGCAAAGATTTGAAGCCGTTCGACTGAATCGCCGAGAAGTGAGCGAACAGATCTTCGCCGCCTTCGTCAGGGGTGATAAAGCCGAAACCCTTCGAATCATTGAACCATTTTACGATGCCAGTTGCCATTACAATTTCCTATTTCAGTTAGTTGGGCTTACGCCCGTTTTAGATCGTTTGAAGAAGCAAGAAAGAAATGACAGACAGACTGCACTACTACCTCGAATCCAACGATCCCGCATTATACCCAATAAATCAAAAAAATCACGTTCTCTGCAAAATAAAACTTTAGGACTGAATAATCGTTCATTTAGTCAACAATTATTGGCACCCGTTTGCAGCGGCAGTACGATGAATATAGGGCATGGATGCTCTGGAAGTTTGCGTTAGATCAAACGATCATCGCACCCGTTCTTGCATTAACGCATAAGCAACAAATACGCGGCGCACTATTGATCGCCCGGACCGCCCGCATTCATCTCGCCTTTGGGGTCGATTTCGGCCCAGTCGATGTACTCGTCGAGCGCTTCCAGCCAGCGGCTCCAGTCCCCCTCCGGCACCGTACCGAACGTCATCAGCACGCGCAGGCGCTGCTCGAGCGCGCGTGCGCGCTGGCCAAAAGTGCGAAAGCCGAACGTGGCGGCAGAGCCTGCAATGGTATGCAAAGTTTCCTGCAGTGCCTTGATGTGTTCCGGATCGGGCGCCTGCGGATCGAACGCCCGGCGCTGACTGCGCATACGCGCCAGCGTGTCCGGAATACCAGCCGCAAACTTGTCGTTGAGTGCGCGCAGGCGGGCAAAAAAGTCCTGGTCGATCGGTGACGCCATCGCTTCAAGCCTTTTACTTGGTGCCGAAGATGCGGTCGCCCGCGTCGCCCAGGCCGGGCACGATGTACGCATGGTCGTTCAGGTGCGAATCGAGCGAGGCCACGTACAGCTTCACGCCCGGATGCGCATCCTGGAACACTTGCACCCCTTCCGGCGCGCACACCAGCGCCAGGAAGATGATCTGGTCGTCGGTGACGCCGCGCTTTTTCAGCACATCGACCGCGTGCACCGCCGAATTGCCGGTCGCAACCATCGGATCGCACAGGATGAAGATGCGGTCGGCCGTATCAGGCAGGCGCACCAGGTATTCGACCGGCTTGTGCGTTTCGGGATCGCGGAACACGCCCACGTGGCCAACGCGCGCCGACGGCACCAGTTCCAGCAGACCGTCGCTCATGCCGATACCGGCGCGCAGGATCGGCACGATCGCCAGTTTTTTACCGGCGATGACGGGCGCGTCGATGGTTTCGAGCGGCGTTTCGATCTTGCGCGTGGTGAGCGGCAGGTCGCGGGTGATCTCGTAACCCATCAGCAGCGTGATTTCCTTGAGCAGTTCGCGGAAGGTGCGGGTCGACGTATCGCGCTCGCGCATGTGGCTCAGTTTATGCTGGATCAGCGGGTGGTTCAGAATGAAGAGATTGGGAAAACGTGGATCTTGTTTCATGATGATGTTTTTTTCGTTGTTGTGCGTTGTTGTGGATTTGTCGCGCCATTATCCCAGCCACGGCCCGGTTTGTCCGCTTTTTGCCGCGTTTAGCCAAATATTCTTGCCAAACAGGTCCTATGTGCTGCGTGGCAGCGCCCGCTCCACAATTGCGGCGCAGTCCACGCCCGTCTCCAGGCGCCCATAGGCCCCGCCCACATCGCGCGCGATGCGCGAGCCCACGAATGCGTCGGCCACATACGCCGGCGCATG is part of the Abditibacteriaceae bacterium genome and harbors:
- a CDS encoding Hpt domain-containing protein produces the protein MASPIDQDFFARLRALNDKFAAGIPDTLARMRSQRRAFDPQAPDPEHIKALQETLHTIAGSAATFGFRTFGQRARALEQRLRVLMTFGTVPEGDWSRWLEALDEYIDWAEIDPKGEMNAGGPGDQ
- a CDS encoding cold-shock protein; this translates as MATGIVKWFNDSKGFGFITPDEGGEDLFAHFSAIQSNGFKSLQENQRVSFEVTAGPKGKQASNIQPI
- the upp gene encoding uracil phosphoribosyltransferase, which translates into the protein MKQDPRFPNLFILNHPLIQHKLSHMRERDTSTRTFRELLKEITLLMGYEITRDLPLTTRKIETPLETIDAPVIAGKKLAIVPILRAGIGMSDGLLELVPSARVGHVGVFRDPETHKPVEYLVRLPDTADRIFILCDPMVATGNSAVHAVDVLKKRGVTDDQIIFLALVCAPEGVQVFQDAHPGVKLYVASLDSHLNDHAYIVPGLGDAGDRIFGTK